One segment of Microbacterium arborescens DNA contains the following:
- a CDS encoding tripartite tricarboxylate transporter permease encodes MDVLQLLGEGFAGALTPANLLWVLVGCLLGTAVGVLPGLGSSMAVALLLPITFSLDPTAAFIMFAGVYFGGLFGDSTMGILMNTPGQASAIASTFEGHKMALNGRAAQALATAAIGAFIGGFVASIVVVFVAPALADFSSRFGPAEFFALAVFAFAATSSVVTDNVVKGLTALFIGLGIAVIGIDGVSGAPRFTMDSPNLFDGVSLVTVTVAILALGEVIYVACLERHTSNKALIKPTGRPWLSRRELKEAAPAWARGTAIGLPFGVVPAGGSEIPTFLAYGVEKRLDARRKDPQFGKGAIRGLAAPEAAGNSTTGMAMGALLALGLPISATAAIMLAAFRQYGLQPGPLLFDRAPDLVWSLLASFFIAMVVLLILNLPFAMLWAKLLLIPRPYLYAGITVFCGLGIYATSGSTFDLLMLLGIGLLGFLMRALDFPLAPLIIGMVLGPLAETSLRDAAMSSNGDFSVLVQSPITIVLYALLALVLIFSVRGRIVARKREKQLTNA; translated from the coding sequence ATGGATGTGCTCCAGCTTCTCGGCGAGGGCTTCGCCGGTGCCCTGACCCCCGCCAACCTGCTCTGGGTGCTCGTGGGCTGCCTGCTCGGCACGGCCGTCGGCGTGCTCCCCGGTCTCGGCTCCTCGATGGCCGTCGCCCTCCTGCTGCCGATCACGTTCTCGCTCGACCCGACGGCCGCGTTCATCATGTTCGCGGGTGTGTACTTCGGCGGACTGTTCGGCGACTCGACCATGGGCATCCTCATGAACACGCCCGGCCAGGCCTCGGCGATCGCGTCGACGTTCGAAGGCCACAAGATGGCGCTGAACGGACGCGCGGCGCAGGCGCTCGCGACCGCAGCCATCGGCGCGTTCATCGGCGGCTTCGTCGCCTCGATCGTCGTCGTGTTCGTCGCGCCGGCGCTGGCGGACTTCTCGAGCAGGTTCGGCCCGGCCGAGTTCTTCGCGCTCGCGGTCTTCGCGTTCGCGGCGACCTCGTCGGTCGTCACCGACAACGTCGTCAAGGGCCTCACCGCCCTGTTCATCGGCCTCGGCATCGCCGTCATCGGCATCGACGGCGTCTCGGGCGCGCCGCGCTTCACGATGGACTCCCCCAACCTGTTCGACGGCGTCTCCCTCGTCACGGTGACGGTGGCGATCCTCGCCCTCGGTGAGGTGATCTACGTCGCCTGCCTCGAGCGGCACACCTCGAACAAGGCGCTCATCAAGCCGACGGGTCGCCCGTGGCTCTCCCGTCGCGAGCTGAAGGAGGCGGCCCCGGCCTGGGCACGCGGCACCGCGATCGGCCTCCCCTTCGGCGTCGTTCCCGCCGGCGGATCGGAGATCCCGACGTTCCTGGCCTACGGCGTCGAGAAGCGGCTCGACGCGCGGCGGAAGGACCCGCAGTTCGGCAAGGGCGCGATTCGCGGCCTCGCCGCCCCGGAGGCCGCGGGCAACTCCACCACCGGCATGGCGATGGGCGCCCTGCTCGCACTCGGGCTGCCGATCTCTGCCACCGCGGCGATCATGCTCGCCGCATTCCGCCAGTACGGGCTGCAGCCCGGCCCGCTGCTGTTCGATCGGGCGCCCGACCTCGTCTGGTCGCTGCTGGCGAGCTTCTTCATCGCCATGGTGGTGCTGCTGATCCTGAACCTGCCCTTCGCGATGCTGTGGGCCAAGCTCCTGCTGATCCCTCGCCCCTACCTCTACGCCGGCATCACCGTGTTCTGCGGCCTGGGCATCTACGCGACCTCGGGGTCGACGTTCGATCTGCTGATGCTGCTCGGCATCGGGCTGCTCGGGTTCCTCATGCGCGCCCTCGACTTCCCGCTCGCACCGCTCATCATCGGCATGGTCCTCGGGCCGCTCGCCGAGACGAGCCTGCGCGATGCCGCGATGAGCTCGAACGGCGACTTCTCCGTGCTCGTCCAGAGCCCGATCACGATCGTGCTCTACGCGCTCCTCGCGCTCGTCCTGATCTTCTCGGTGCGGGGCCGCATCGTCGCCCGCAAGCGCGAGAAGCAGCTCACGAACGCCTGA
- a CDS encoding GMC oxidoreductase, whose product MNLSGMRRYDLDEIVDVVVVGTGAGGGPLLSRLAERGLRVVALEAGPNLEMDEFTPDEREATRINWMSERFSGGDTPTAFGPNNSGWGIGGGTLHWGAFTPRPDRRDLSLRSETGLGRDWPIDYDELIRYIVEVERVIGVSGPTPYPWDPQREYLDEPTRRNAPADLVLQGCERLGITATDAPAAIITRDREQPHYGRRKASIDVGGIHQGDRFGYKATTAITYLPVAVAHGAEIRADSMVHRIEQDAAGRVTGVVYLHEGAEYRQRCAALVLAGGGIETPRLLLNTGLANSSGQVGRNFLAHGAVQVWGRFDESIRGYRGYPSAAITEDFVRPAGVDFAGGYLIQSLGVMPLTYATSLVRGGALWGQDLMDALDVWQFSAGIGINGECLPSDGNRLVLSAETDEWGIPRAEISFSPGPNEKAIDEHSVGVMTRILEAAGARETRVLARTAHTIGTCRMSSDPDDGVVDPDGRSHDIPNMWICDNSTFPSALSANPGLTQMALSLRTADRLLASA is encoded by the coding sequence ATGAACCTCTCCGGAATGCGCCGGTACGACCTCGACGAGATCGTCGACGTCGTCGTCGTGGGCACGGGGGCCGGTGGCGGTCCGCTGCTCAGCAGGCTCGCCGAGCGCGGTCTGCGCGTCGTCGCCCTCGAGGCCGGACCGAACCTCGAGATGGACGAGTTCACCCCCGACGAGCGCGAGGCGACACGCATCAACTGGATGTCCGAGCGGTTCAGCGGCGGCGACACCCCCACTGCCTTCGGTCCGAACAACAGCGGCTGGGGAATCGGCGGCGGCACGCTGCACTGGGGGGCGTTCACGCCGCGACCCGACCGTCGCGACCTCTCGTTGCGCAGCGAGACAGGCCTCGGTCGCGACTGGCCGATCGACTACGACGAGCTCATCCGCTACATCGTCGAGGTCGAGAGAGTCATCGGCGTCAGCGGTCCCACCCCCTACCCGTGGGATCCGCAGCGCGAGTATCTCGACGAGCCGACGCGCCGCAACGCCCCGGCAGACCTCGTGCTGCAAGGGTGCGAACGTCTGGGCATCACGGCGACCGATGCCCCGGCCGCGATCATCACGCGTGACCGGGAACAACCCCATTACGGACGGCGCAAGGCGAGCATCGACGTCGGCGGCATCCACCAGGGAGACCGCTTCGGCTACAAGGCGACGACGGCGATCACCTACCTCCCCGTCGCCGTCGCGCACGGGGCCGAGATCCGGGCCGACTCGATGGTGCACCGCATCGAGCAGGATGCCGCGGGCCGGGTGACCGGGGTCGTCTATCTGCACGAGGGAGCCGAGTACCGGCAGCGCTGCGCGGCCCTCGTCCTCGCCGGCGGCGGCATCGAGACCCCGCGGCTGCTGCTGAACACGGGGCTCGCCAATTCGAGCGGGCAGGTGGGACGCAACTTCCTCGCACACGGCGCGGTGCAGGTGTGGGGTCGGTTCGACGAGAGTATCCGCGGATACCGCGGCTACCCGTCCGCGGCCATCACCGAGGATTTCGTGCGTCCCGCGGGCGTCGACTTCGCCGGCGGATACCTCATTCAGAGCCTCGGGGTCATGCCCCTCACGTACGCCACCTCGCTCGTCCGCGGCGGTGCGCTGTGGGGTCAGGACCTCATGGATGCGCTCGACGTCTGGCAGTTCTCGGCGGGCATCGGGATCAACGGCGAGTGCCTCCCCTCCGACGGCAACCGGCTGGTCTTGTCGGCGGAGACCGACGAATGGGGCATCCCGCGCGCGGAGATCAGCTTCTCGCCGGGACCGAACGAGAAGGCGATCGACGAGCACTCCGTCGGAGTCATGACACGCATCCTCGAGGCGGCGGGCGCGCGCGAGACACGTGTGCTCGCGCGGACGGCCCACACGATCGGCACGTGCCGCATGAGCTCCGATCCCGACGACGGGGTGGTCGATCCGGACGGGCGATCGCACGACATCCCGAACATGTGGATCTGCGACAACTCGACGTTCCCGAGCGCGCTGTCGGCGAACCCGGGCCTGACCCAGATGGCGCTGTCGCTGCGCACCGCGGATCGGCTGCTCGCCTCTGCCTGA
- a CDS encoding SDR family oxidoreductase: protein MEQSDQYTFDNPVTRYDRVEPPVQHQPEPGIQADMQPVPDLGEQTYRGSGRLFGRKALITGGDSGIGGATAIAFAREGADVVIVHLPAEQRDAERILGLIADAGVRGHAIAADISTADACGSLVAEAVEFLGGIDIVVNNAGKQVAVERLEDLSDEQFAATFHTNVFANFWITKAALPHLPAGASIINTASLEAYKPAPDRVDYAATKAAINNFSKGLAQQLAPRGIRVNVVAPGPTWSALQVSDGVSDEQMRAFDDESTYQRAGQPAEIAPAFVFLASAESSYVSGETLNVNGGMVTP from the coding sequence GTGGAGCAGAGCGATCAATACACCTTCGACAACCCGGTGACCCGATACGACCGGGTCGAGCCGCCGGTCCAGCACCAGCCCGAGCCCGGCATCCAAGCCGACATGCAGCCCGTGCCCGACCTCGGCGAGCAGACCTACCGCGGCTCCGGGCGCCTGTTCGGACGCAAGGCTCTCATCACCGGAGGCGACTCGGGCATCGGCGGTGCGACCGCGATCGCGTTCGCGCGAGAAGGCGCCGACGTCGTGATCGTCCACCTGCCCGCTGAGCAGCGTGATGCCGAGCGCATCCTCGGCCTCATCGCCGATGCGGGAGTGCGCGGACACGCGATCGCCGCCGACATCTCCACCGCCGACGCGTGCGGTTCGCTCGTGGCCGAGGCCGTCGAGTTCCTCGGGGGCATCGACATCGTCGTGAACAACGCGGGGAAGCAGGTCGCCGTCGAGCGGCTGGAGGATCTGTCGGACGAGCAGTTCGCCGCCACCTTCCACACCAACGTCTTCGCCAACTTCTGGATCACGAAAGCCGCGCTGCCCCACCTACCGGCGGGTGCATCGATCATCAACACCGCCTCGCTCGAGGCATACAAGCCGGCGCCCGACCGTGTCGACTACGCCGCGACGAAGGCCGCGATCAACAACTTCTCGAAGGGGCTCGCTCAGCAGCTGGCGCCCCGCGGCATCCGGGTCAACGTCGTCGCCCCCGGCCCGACGTGGTCGGCGCTCCAGGTGAGCGACGGAGTCTCGGACGAGCAGATGCGCGCGTTCGACGACGAGAGCACCTACCAGCGCGCGGGTCAGCCCGCCGAGATCGCGCCCGCGTTCGTCTTCCTCGCCTCGGCCGAGTCGAGCTACGTCTCGGGTGAGACGCTCAACGTCAATGGCGGCATGGTCACCCCGTGA
- a CDS encoding TetR/AcrR family transcriptional regulator, protein MGRTQSYDRDDVVRAARSVFWQQGYEGAPLPELERVTGLNRSSIYHAFGSKRGLFDAAVDSYLDEIIRPRLSPLTADEVGPGALEAYLEGLRDALRQPSSLPASSGCLLVNTAAAPIARDEAVAHVIAGYRAELRTAFGRGVAARRPDLEGAQHAILADACTGLVVSAFALARVDAVGAADAVGTAIALVTGAP, encoded by the coding sequence ATGGGTCGAACGCAGAGCTACGATCGCGACGATGTCGTCCGCGCGGCGCGGAGCGTCTTCTGGCAGCAGGGATACGAAGGTGCGCCGCTGCCCGAGCTCGAGCGTGTGACGGGCCTGAACCGATCGAGCATCTATCATGCGTTCGGCTCGAAGCGCGGCCTGTTCGACGCCGCCGTCGACAGCTACCTCGACGAGATCATCCGACCGCGGCTGTCGCCCCTGACGGCAGACGAGGTGGGCCCGGGCGCACTGGAGGCGTATCTCGAGGGGTTGCGCGACGCGCTCCGGCAGCCGAGTTCGCTTCCTGCGTCGAGCGGATGTCTGCTCGTGAATACGGCGGCCGCGCCCATCGCCCGTGACGAAGCCGTCGCGCACGTGATCGCGGGGTACCGCGCCGAACTGCGCACAGCCTTCGGCCGGGGGGTCGCCGCGCGTCGACCCGATCTCGAGGGCGCTCAGCACGCCATCCTCGCCGACGCATGCACGGGACTCGTCGTCTCGGCGTTCGCCCTCGCGCGCGTCGACGCCGTCGGTGCTGCGGATGCCGTCGGCACAGCCATCGCCCTGGTCACCGGGGCGCCGTAG
- a CDS encoding DUF1304 domain-containing protein, whose protein sequence is MITVGLALAGLAALIHVFIFYLESIAWTSKRARETFGTGTVAQAETQKALAFNQGFYNLFLAITVFVGIAFVIAGALPVGAALVFTGAGSMVAASLVLILSDTSKASAALKQGVIPALGVVALALGLAL, encoded by the coding sequence ATGATCACCGTCGGTCTCGCGCTCGCGGGCCTCGCAGCGCTCATCCACGTCTTCATCTTCTACCTCGAGTCCATCGCCTGGACGAGCAAGCGGGCGCGCGAGACGTTCGGAACCGGGACCGTCGCCCAGGCCGAGACCCAGAAGGCGCTCGCCTTCAACCAGGGCTTCTACAACCTGTTCCTCGCGATCACGGTGTTCGTCGGCATCGCCTTCGTCATCGCCGGGGCACTCCCGGTCGGCGCGGCGCTCGTGTTCACCGGCGCCGGCTCCATGGTCGCGGCCAGCCTCGTGCTGATCCTCTCCGATACCTCGAAGGCGTCCGCCGCGCTCAAGCAGGGCGTGATCCCCGCCCTCGGCGTCGTGGCGCTCGCGCTCGGCCTCGCACTCTGA
- a CDS encoding NADP-dependent oxidoreductase: MTHGTSTQIRLARRPQGWPTPEDFSIERVELSDPAPGEVRVANEFVSVDPYMRGRMNDVRSYVPPYALGDVIAGGAIGRVVESASDDLPVGTVVLHQHGWSDVVQADASTFRAVPEIAGLPLSVRLHILGMTGLTAYIGLTAIAHMKPGDTVFVSGAAGAVGTAVGQIAKLLGAGRVIGSAGSAEKVALLTEKYGYDAAFNYKDAPVREQLAAHAPDGVDVFFDNVGGDHLEAALDVMNTGGRLALCGAITGYNTTEKTPGPDNMANMITRGLTATGFTLAAYLHLAPEFTEKMTGWFAEGKIAYDETIVDGIENTVEAFLAMMRGANTGKMLVRTSQA, translated from the coding sequence ATGACCCACGGAACCAGCACGCAGATCCGTCTCGCACGCCGCCCGCAGGGATGGCCGACACCCGAGGACTTCTCGATCGAACGCGTCGAGCTGAGCGACCCCGCCCCCGGCGAGGTGCGGGTGGCCAACGAGTTCGTCTCGGTCGATCCCTACATGCGCGGACGCATGAACGACGTCCGAAGCTACGTGCCGCCCTACGCCCTCGGCGACGTGATCGCCGGCGGCGCGATCGGCCGCGTGGTCGAGAGCGCCTCTGACGACCTCCCCGTGGGCACGGTCGTCCTGCACCAGCACGGATGGTCGGATGTCGTGCAGGCTGACGCCTCGACGTTCCGCGCCGTCCCCGAGATCGCCGGCCTCCCCCTCTCGGTGCGGCTGCACATCCTCGGCATGACGGGTCTGACCGCCTACATCGGACTCACCGCGATCGCTCACATGAAGCCGGGTGACACCGTGTTCGTCTCCGGCGCGGCCGGTGCGGTCGGCACCGCGGTCGGCCAGATCGCCAAGCTGCTGGGCGCGGGTCGCGTCATCGGCTCGGCGGGCTCAGCCGAGAAGGTCGCGCTGCTCACCGAGAAGTACGGCTACGACGCGGCGTTCAACTACAAGGACGCCCCGGTCCGCGAGCAGCTCGCCGCCCACGCGCCGGACGGCGTCGACGTGTTCTTCGACAACGTCGGCGGCGACCACCTCGAGGCAGCGCTCGACGTCATGAACACCGGCGGGCGCCTGGCGCTCTGCGGCGCCATCACGGGCTACAACACCACCGAGAAGACCCCCGGACCCGACAACATGGCCAACATGATCACCCGGGGACTCACCGCGACCGGCTTCACGCTCGCCGCCTACCTGCACCTGGCGCCGGAGTTCACCGAGAAGATGACCGGCTGGTTCGCCGAGGGGAAGATCGCCTACGACGAGACCATCGTCGACGGCATCGAGAACACCGTCGAGGCCTTCCTGGCGATGATGCGCGGTGCGAACACCGGCAAGATGCTGGTGCGCACCTCGCAGGCCTGA
- a CDS encoding DHA2 family efflux MFS transporter permease subunit → MRTGPVIALLVASAFVVILNETIMGVALPRLMVDLQISAATAQWLTTGFLLTMAVVIPLTGYVLARFPIRGVFFTAMSLFAAGTLIAALAPGFGMLLAGRVVQASGTAIMMPLLMTTVLNVVEPARRGRMMGVISIVIAVAPAIGPTVSGLILSVLDWRWMFWLVLPIALLAIALGAIWVQNVTETREARFDVGSVVLSALGFGGLIFGLSSIGESAAGHAPVPVWIPLVVGALSLAAFVMRQLKLQRSDAALLDLRTFQSRSFSLAVVLVVVVMSALFGSLILLPLYLQQVLGLDTLTVGLMLLPGGVLMGLIAPVVGALFDRFGPTPLVIPGMIVAASALWGMTTFGVGTPIAWIIAVHMGLNLGLGCVFTPLLTSALGSLPVRLYSHGSATVSTLQQVAGAAGTALFVTLMSVGAASAAADGMDAVAATATGVHTAFVTGACIASAAVVLTFFVRRPAPVPRQH, encoded by the coding sequence GTGCGCACCGGACCCGTCATCGCACTGCTCGTCGCGTCGGCGTTCGTGGTCATCCTCAACGAGACGATCATGGGCGTGGCCCTGCCGCGGCTCATGGTCGACCTCCAGATCTCCGCGGCGACCGCGCAGTGGCTCACCACCGGGTTCCTCCTGACGATGGCCGTCGTCATCCCGCTGACGGGTTACGTGCTGGCGCGATTCCCGATCCGAGGTGTCTTCTTCACCGCGATGTCGTTGTTCGCGGCGGGAACGCTGATCGCCGCTCTCGCGCCGGGCTTCGGCATGCTGCTCGCCGGGCGCGTCGTGCAGGCCTCGGGTACGGCCATCATGATGCCGCTGCTGATGACGACCGTACTGAACGTGGTCGAGCCGGCGCGCCGCGGACGGATGATGGGCGTAATCAGCATCGTGATCGCCGTCGCTCCGGCGATCGGCCCCACCGTCTCGGGTCTGATCCTGTCGGTTCTCGACTGGCGCTGGATGTTCTGGCTCGTCCTCCCGATCGCCCTGCTCGCGATCGCTCTCGGTGCGATCTGGGTGCAGAACGTCACCGAGACGCGCGAGGCGCGTTTCGACGTCGGGTCCGTCGTGCTCTCGGCCCTCGGTTTCGGCGGCCTGATCTTCGGGCTGAGCTCGATCGGCGAGTCGGCGGCCGGGCACGCACCTGTGCCGGTGTGGATCCCGCTCGTCGTCGGCGCTCTCTCGCTCGCCGCCTTCGTCATGCGTCAGCTGAAGCTGCAGCGCAGCGACGCGGCCCTGCTCGACCTGCGGACCTTCCAGTCCCGGTCGTTCAGCCTTGCGGTCGTGCTGGTCGTGGTCGTGATGTCGGCGCTGTTCGGCTCGCTCATCCTGCTGCCGCTCTACCTGCAACAGGTGCTCGGTCTCGACACCCTGACCGTGGGTCTGATGCTGCTGCCGGGCGGTGTGCTCATGGGACTCATCGCGCCGGTCGTCGGAGCCCTGTTCGACCGTTTCGGCCCGACCCCGCTCGTGATCCCGGGCATGATCGTCGCGGCCTCGGCGCTCTGGGGGATGACGACGTTCGGGGTCGGAACCCCGATCGCCTGGATCATCGCCGTGCACATGGGTCTCAACCTGGGCCTCGGATGCGTGTTCACACCCCTGCTGACCTCGGCGCTGGGATCGCTGCCGGTGCGGCTGTACTCGCACGGCAGTGCGACGGTAAGCACGCTGCAGCAGGTCGCCGGTGCCGCCGGGACGGCGCTGTTCGTCACCCTCATGTCGGTCGGCGCCGCATCCGCGGCCGCCGACGGGATGGATGCCGTCGCCGCGACCGCGACCGGAGTCCACACGGCGTTCGTCACCGGCGCGTGCATCGCCTCCGCCGCTGTGGTGCTGACCTTCTTCGTCCGCCGCCCGGCGCCGGTCCCACGGCAGCACTGA